The genomic stretch AAGGCTATCCTAGCCTATGCTTTTGTTACCCCAACCGATTCGGCCCTAATAGATGCGGCAAGCCATACCATTACAGCCTACATTCCCTTTAACCAGGATCTCACCAGCCTTGTTGCTGATTTCAGCCTTTCGGCTTACGCTACAGCCAGCATAGGCGCTATGCCGCAGGTTAGCGGGAGCACGGCCAACGACTTCACCGCCCCCGTCACCTACACCATCACCGCCGAGGATGGAGCTACCCAGGAGTGGATGGTTACGGTGGTGCAAAACGCGGTTGTGCCAGGTGAAACCTGCAGCGACCCTATTGTGGCTGTTGAGGGTGAGAACTACGCCAACAATGCCTACACCAACCAGTACTTTATCTACACCCCAACCGAGGATGGAAGAATAGGCCTTTCCGGCTGCTATAGCTCGAGTAAACTTTACATCCTGTTTTCCGATTGCTCAAACCAAGTTGGAAGTGGCTCGATGTTCTGTGGCAGAGAGGACACCTACATTGTTAAGGCAGGTGTTCCGAGGATCATTTATTTGAAGGATATCCGGGGCGAAAGTTGGCATCTATCCAAGTATGGACCTAGTTCCGAAAAGATTTTTTACTACTTTAGGGTACAAGGATTGTCTGATATTGCGGTGGCTAACAGTGATGACCATACCATTAACCTCCCGTTCGATCCCACCACAAACCTATCGAGCCTCCAAACAGAATTTTTACTATCGGATGGAGCAACGCTCTATATAGGTGACACCCAGCTATTCAAAAATGATTACTTGGACTACACCAACCCCTTTACGCTGACAATTAAGGCCCAGGATGGATCTACCCAAGACTGGCAAGTAATTGCGACTAAGCGTGCAGTTGGAACAGGCAACAGTTTTCTTCAGTTTGGTGTCGACGGCCAAGTTGGAGATGCTGTTATTGATACAGCAAACCATAGTATTACAGTTGGCGTTGCTGCAGGAACAGACTTGAATTGGCTTTCCCATTATTTCATCCTTTCGAACTATGCTTCAGCAGCCAGAGATGGGTTCACTGTACATGTTTCTAATGATGATTTGGATTTTACCAACCCGGTAACCTACACCATCACTTCAGAAGCAGGCGATGCTCAGGACTGGACTGTAACGGTGGTTGAGGGTGCCGTGCAGAATATCTATGCCGACATCACCTCCTTCCGCCTCGATCAGCAATCCCACCAGCCGCTTATTAATAAGGCAACAAGGACTGTTTTGGTCTACGTGGCCAAGGGTACCGACCACTCTGCCCTTATTCCAACCTTCTACCTATCGGCAGGCGCAACCGCCAAGGTAGGTGCAGCGCTGCAGGAAAGCGAGGTAACGGCCAACGACTTTACAGCCCCAGTTGTTTACTCGGTTACCTCCGAGGATGGGTTAACCACCCGCAGTTGGGAAGTTAGGGTAGTCGATACTGAAACGGATTTTGTGGCCTTCAGCCTGCAGGGGCAAGCCAGCTCAACCATTGATATTGCCAGCAGGTCCATAACGGTAAATATGCCGTATGGCTCCTCCTTGGCAAACCTAGCTGCAACCTTTACCCTTTCCGGTGGTGGCGCCACGGCCAAGGTGGGTGCCGCACCACAGCAAAGTGGTGTTACGGCCAATAATTTTACAGCCCCCGTTGTTTACTCGGTTACCTCCGAGGATGGATTAACCACCACCGACTGGACCGTAACGGCAGATGTTTTGAATGGAATAGCGGACAATACGTTGGCCTCCAACGCGCATGTTTTCCCCAATCCATCCAATGGACAGTTCAACGTTGAGCTCGGCACCCCCGTTTTAGGAAAAATCCAAATGGACGTATTCTCGGTTACGGGAGCAACGGTGCTTAGCCAAACAGCTGATGGCAGCAAGGGAACTTTAAGTGTTGACCTTAGTGGCTATCAAGCTGGCATTTACTACCTGCGCATGAGGATGAATGGCAAAACTGTTACGTTAAAGTTGCTGCGAAACTAAGAGTAAAGCAACTTCAAAATCGCACGAAAGGACCGCCCAGCTGGGCGGTCCTTTCTTATTGATGAGCATCGAATTGCTAATAAAAGTTCGACGCTTGCACCAACTCCTTAATCTTTATCAGGATTATCACCTTCCCTTTTATCTCCACAATGCCCTCCTTGCGAAGCTCCTGAAGCAGGCGCACAAGGGTTTCTACGGTGGTGCCCACCATGTTGGCGAGGTCGATGCGGGAGAGCTTAATCTCCGTTAGCTGCGTATTGGAGTTTGTTGGGAATTTCTCGGTGAGAATAAGGAGCGTAAGGGCCAGCCGTTCACGAACCGACATGTGGGCAAAAACGTTGACGCTGTTCACCAGCACGCCAAACTCATGGCTTAAGTTGGAGAGCAGGTTGAACATGAGCGATTCCGATTGGCCTAAAATCTCCATAAAGCTCTCCTTTGGGATGAAGCCAATGTTGCTGGCCTCAAGCGTGGAGGCCGAATCGGGGTAGGTTTCCTGTGCCAGCACAGCCGAGTAGCCAAGAAGATCGCCGTCGGTGCAAATTTGGTGAATGTGCTCTCGCCCGGTGTAGTCGGTTTTATACTTCTTCACCAAGCCCTCCTTTAGGTAAAAAATCCCGGCTGGGTAGGAGCCCTCCAAAAAGATGGCCTGCCCTTTGCTGAACTGCTTGTAAACCATCTTTGCCTCAATGCTCTTCCGCACCGAGGGGGGAAGGTCGTGCAGTATGGATATATTCTTGGTGGTGAACTTATCGATGGGGAATTGGCTGGATGTGGTCATTCTTATTTTTTGGTAAAAGTAGAGCAAAACAATGTAAATTGCATGGGTCTAAATCAACTAAAAAGTTGATGGCACTCAAATTTTCATTTTCATATTTGTTGTTTCTTTGCACTTTCATACGAAAGAAAATTTCCACGGAAAATCATTACAGGCATGGGCTTTGGCGCGGAGTGGTTATCATCATTTCTCTTTGAAATACATCTCATTACGGTTTTACTAATGGTAGTGGCCCTGCTGTTTGTTTCGCCTAGACTGAAACCGTTACTTGCGTTTGTCGGCTTGGCCATTGGAGCTGCACTAACTACCGCTATTGCCATTGCGGGCCTTTCGCATGGTGTGGAATTCACCTTGTATGGAGGACAATTTCTAGGCAACATCCCCATTCGCATCGATGCCCTTTCGGCTTGGTTTATTTTGGTGGTAAACTTTACCTCTGTTACCGGTTTAATATACGGCATTGGCTATCTGAAGGCCTACAATCCAACAAGAACCATTCAAGCCCTACACTACGCTATGTTTGTTCTGTTTCACGCCTCCATGATTTGGGTGTGCTCGGTGCAGCACAGCATTGCATTTTTGGTGTCGTGGGAAATTATGGGTCTCTCCTCACTTTTCCTAATCATGTTCGACCACACCGACACCAAGGTGATTAAGGCGGGCATAAACTATATGGTGCAGATGCACCTGAGCGTGGTGCTGCTCACCGTGGCCTTTATTTGGGTTTACTTTAAAACAGGAACTTTTGACTTTGTTGGAATAGGAGAGTTTTTCAAGACGAATGTTAACATCTGGCTCTTTCTGCTATTCTTTGTTGGGTTTGGAATTAAGGCCGGCTTTATTGGGTTGCACACTTGGCTTCCCTATGCTCACCCTGCTGCTCCCTCGCATGTATCGGGCGTAATGTCGGGTGTGATTGTAAAAATGGGCATTTTCGGTATTTTCCGCATTGCCTACTTTTTAACTTCCGACTTTCTACTGTTGGGTGAGGTGGTGCTTACCCTGTCGCTGCTCACGGGACTGTTTGGTATAGTAAATGCTGCAGTTCATCGCGACTTTAAGCGGATGTTGGCCTACTGTACCATCGAAAATATTGGTCTGGTAGGAATAGGCATAGGGCTTGGTTTAGTTGGCCTTGGACTGCACAATCCTGTGCTTTACTACCTAGGCTTTGGTGGTGCGCTGCTGCACGTGCTCAACCATTCGCTCTTTAAGTCGCTGCTTTTCTACTCTGCCGGCTCGGTTTACCGTCAAACGCACACACGCAATATGGAGAAGCTGGGCGGATTGCTACGCAAGATGCCCCATACTGCATTCCTCTTTCTCATCGGGGCATTGGCCATTGGCGGGCTGCCTCCTTTCAACGGTTTTATCTCTGAGTTCTTGCTCTACAGCGGTATGTTTGAGGGCTTCCATTCAACCGACGTTGCCATTTCTACCCTCATGGTGCTATCGGCTGCAGTGTTGAGTGTGATTGGCGGTGTCTCCATTCTCACCTTTACCAAATCGTTTGGAACCATATTTCTGGGCACACCTCGTCAGGAGCTAAAGAGCGAACCGACGGAGGTATCAAAATTGATGCTCCTTCCGCAATACGCAACCGTTGCTGCAATGATGGCGGTGGCCATCTTTCCCGGATACTTTATCAGGATAGCGGGGAGTGCTCTTAGCTGGCAGCATTTTTCTTCGGTTGAGTTAACCACATTAAGCATTTCTGGGTAT from Williamwhitmania sp. encodes the following:
- a CDS encoding T9SS type A sorting domain-containing protein; protein product: MKKSLLTVFLLFAWLVAWQSAIADGGTSCGTATVATQGINHCNHAGAVDQWFTYTTTSDCILTISSCGLTTSATDVNLLHNSCDNQYLIGGPTYPCGSTWPYQSKLTQWVYKGNTVLIRWNSLGGSASYDWSLTEAPLPAGSNAEMAIPAQEGLNSTRAWYNNDSYLEWYTFTPNVDGEMDITNPLNANQDQSYFYYALFVKNGNDYLNVGYSNNYGEGSTFLTAGNTYYIEWYTGFYFHLWNLTFSPRVRAPQPGEACTTALPATVGINSASNAAGPQWFTYTPSSSGVATISTCGLTEADTYVMVYDGCVPNYIARNDDGCGRQSRVHFPVVQGHPYFIQWLNDNTSATYSWSLSLQAYSTETGISSFVFPGKTLSSAINSTDHTVSVEVGMHEDVSSLTPTFALAQGATASVNGAWQESGRDTNDFTSPVVYTVVAEDSTTTTDWTVSVTKAIAANSGKAILAYAFVTPTDSALIDAASHTITAYIPFNQDLTSLVADFSLSAYATASIGAMPQVSGSTANDFTAPVTYTITAEDGATQEWMVTVVQNAVVPGETCSDPIVAVEGENYANNAYTNQYFIYTPTEDGRIGLSGCYSSSKLYILFSDCSNQVGSGSMFCGREDTYIVKAGVPRIIYLKDIRGESWHLSKYGPSSEKIFYYFRVQGLSDIAVANSDDHTINLPFDPTTNLSSLQTEFLLSDGATLYIGDTQLFKNDYLDYTNPFTLTIKAQDGSTQDWQVIATKRAVGTGNSFLQFGVDGQVGDAVIDTANHSITVGVAAGTDLNWLSHYFILSNYASAARDGFTVHVSNDDLDFTNPVTYTITSEAGDAQDWTVTVVEGAVQNIYADITSFRLDQQSHQPLINKATRTVLVYVAKGTDHSALIPTFYLSAGATAKVGAALQESEVTANDFTAPVVYSVTSEDGLTTRSWEVRVVDTETDFVAFSLQGQASSTIDIASRSITVNMPYGSSLANLAATFTLSGGGATAKVGAAPQQSGVTANNFTAPVVYSVTSEDGLTTTDWTVTADVLNGIADNTLASNAHVFPNPSNGQFNVELGTPVLGKIQMDVFSVTGATVLSQTADGSKGTLSVDLSGYQAGIYYLRMRMNGKTVTLKLLRN
- a CDS encoding Crp/Fnr family transcriptional regulator, with product MTTSSQFPIDKFTTKNISILHDLPPSVRKSIEAKMVYKQFSKGQAIFLEGSYPAGIFYLKEGLVKKYKTDYTGREHIHQICTDGDLLGYSAVLAQETYPDSASTLEASNIGFIPKESFMEILGQSESLMFNLLSNLSHEFGVLVNSVNVFAHMSVRERLALTLLILTEKFPTNSNTQLTEIKLSRIDLANMVGTTVETLVRLLQELRKEGIVEIKGKVIILIKIKELVQASNFY
- a CDS encoding proton-conducting transporter membrane subunit, whose protein sequence is MGFGAEWLSSFLFEIHLITVLLMVVALLFVSPRLKPLLAFVGLAIGAALTTAIAIAGLSHGVEFTLYGGQFLGNIPIRIDALSAWFILVVNFTSVTGLIYGIGYLKAYNPTRTIQALHYAMFVLFHASMIWVCSVQHSIAFLVSWEIMGLSSLFLIMFDHTDTKVIKAGINYMVQMHLSVVLLTVAFIWVYFKTGTFDFVGIGEFFKTNVNIWLFLLFFVGFGIKAGFIGLHTWLPYAHPAAPSHVSGVMSGVIVKMGIFGIFRIAYFLTSDFLLLGEVVLTLSLLTGLFGIVNAAVHRDFKRMLAYCTIENIGLVGIGIGLGLVGLGLHNPVLYYLGFGGALLHVLNHSLFKSLLFYSAGSVYRQTHTRNMEKLGGLLRKMPHTAFLFLIGALAIGGLPPFNGFISEFLLYSGMFEGFHSTDVAISTLMVLSAAVLSVIGGVSILTFTKSFGTIFLGTPRQELKSEPTEVSKLMLLPQYATVAAMMAVAIFPGYFIRIAGSALSWQHFSSVELTTLSISGYESVLSHISLWSLIFIAMVGAVYAIRLWFSRRGVETTVEPTWGCGYTAPSSRIQYTGKSFSKSLGKLLNFILIEKKSYSELTVEEVFPQERKYSSYYHDFFEFRIIDPLVKGINRFIGLFLFVQNGRVQAYVIYGIAFIVVALLFSLVGVW